In Pseudoliparis swirei isolate HS2019 ecotype Mariana Trench chromosome 9, NWPU_hadal_v1, whole genome shotgun sequence, a genomic segment contains:
- the LOC130199787 gene encoding keratin, type I cytoskeletal 18-like produces MEFRRFGVNSTSARRMDRAYTHSVSGGAGGRGIRISTGHSALVGSSFGGGYDYLSSSFGSASGTLGITNEKTTMQHLNDRLANYLETVRSLEKANGILEIKIRETIEKKGPLEGRDYSKYEATITELRANIFALMKDTGYLVIDRDNTSLASEDFRMKMEYEMSLRQTVEADVAGLRKLLDDINIVRMHLEGDIESLKEELIYLRKNHETDVAELQAQITEVGVRVDIDAPKGQDLTQIMDEMRAKYEKITLKNQEDLKAWHETQITEVQVQVTESSTALKEATAEVSESRRTYQKLEIEMESALILKASLEATLRDIEMCYNTEVEKYNVVILRLQEELTHIRSDIQHNTTEYERLLNIKGKLEAEICEYRRLLDGEASFTLEEAVKSKLVQTKVVTVTQTLVDGKVVSESKDVQSSSAVAAY; encoded by the exons ATGGAGTTCAGACGTTTCGGTGTCAATTCCACATCCGCTCGCAGGATGGACCGGGCCTACACTCATAGTGTCAGCGGAGGGGCGGGCGGTCGTGGGATCAGGATTTCCACGGGCCACAGCGCGCTGGTCGGCAGCAGCTTCGGTGGCGGGTACGACTACCTGTCCTCGTCCTTCGGGTCCGCCTCCGGAACCCTGGGCATCACGAACGAGAAGACCACCATGCAGCACCTGAACGACCGGCTGGCCAACTACCTCGAGACGGTGAGGAGTCTGGAGAAGGCCAACGGCATTCTGGAGATCAAGATCAGGGAGACCATCGAGAAAAAAGGACCCTTGGAGGGGAGGGACTACAGCAAGTACGAGGCAACCATCACTGAGCTGAGGGCCAAT ATATTCGCCTTGATGAAGGACACCGGGTATCTCGTGATCGATCGGGACAACACAAGCCTGGCTTCTGAAGACTTCAGAATGAA GATGGAGTACGAGATGTCCTTGCGTCAGACGGTGGAGGCCGATGTGGCCGGACTGAGGAAGCTTCTGGATGATATCAACATCGTTCGCATGCACCTGGAGGGCGACATCGAGTCCCTAAAGGAGGAGTTGATCTACCTGAGGAAGAACCACGAGACG GATGTTGCTGAGCTGCAGGCCCAGATCACCGAGGTTGGCGTCCGTGTGGATATCGATGCTCCTAAAGGACAGGACCTGACCCAGATCATGGATGAGATGAGGGCCAAGTATGAGAAGATAACCCTGAAGAACCAGGAAGACCTCAAAGCATGGCATGAAACTCAG ATCACAGAGGTGCAGGTCCAAGTGACCGAGAGCTCAACGGCTCTGAAGGAAGCCACGGCCGAGGTTTCTGAGAGCAGGAGGACGTATCAGAAACTGGAAATTGAGATGGAGTCTGCACTCATTCTG AAGGCGTCCCTGGAGGCCACCTTGCGCGACATCGAGATGTGCTACAACACGGAGGTGGAGAAGTACAACGTGGTCATCctgaggctgcaggaggagctcACTCACATCCGCAGCGACATCCAGCACAACACCACGGAGTACGAGCGCCTGCTCAACATCAAGGGGAAGCTGGAGGCGGAGATCTGCGAGTACAGGAGGCTGCTGGACGGCGAGGCCAGCTTTAC TCTGGAGGAGGCCGTTAAATCAAAGTTGGTCCAAACCAAAGTGGTGACGGTGACTCAGACCCTGGTGGATGGCAAGGTGGTGTCTGAGAGCAAGGACGTCCAATCCAGTTCAGCGGTTGCTGCTTATTAG